The following proteins come from a genomic window of Loxodonta africana isolate mLoxAfr1 chromosome 19, mLoxAfr1.hap2, whole genome shotgun sequence:
- the C19H22orf39 gene encoding synaptic plasticity regulator PANTS, with protein MADGGGNWRPPRPCEAYRAEWKLCRSARHLLHHYYVHGERPACDQWLRDLASCHEWEKRRSAEAQQSLCESERARVQAARKHALVWSLRRSPPADWHLPLPQDEKDE; from the exons ATGGCCGACGGCGGCGGGAACTGGCGG CCGCCCCGACCCTGCGAAGCCTACCGCGCCGAGTGGAAACTCTGCCGCAGCGCAAGGCACCTTCTGCACCACTATTACGTCCACGGCGAGCGGCCGGCCTGCGACCAGTGGCTCCGCGACCTGGCCAGCTGCCACGAGTGGGAGAAACGCCGCAGCGCCGAGGCCCAG CAATCCCTCTGTGAGAGCGAGCGGGCCCGAGTCCAGGCTGCACGGAAGCATGCCCTGGTGTGGTCCCTGAGGCGGAGCCCCCCTGCAGACTGgcacctccctctgccccaggatGAGAAAGACGAGTGA
- the MRPL40 gene encoding large ribosomal subunit protein mL40, producing the protein MAAAALGSVVRALRPTSWLLGSWQTQIRDTHQRASLLSFWELIPMRAEPLRKRKKVDPRKDQAAKDRLKKRIRRLEKASQELIPIEDFITPVKLLDKARQRPQVELSFEEAERRALLLKKWSLYKQQEHEMERDAIRSLLKAQQEALQELRLTSPELHAEAIKRDPSLLPFEREGPHYTPPVPNYQPPEGRYNNITKVYTQVEFKR; encoded by the exons GGGATCTGTGGTGCGCGCTCTGCGCCCGACAAGCTG GCTTCTGGGGAGTTGGCAGACTCAGATTAGAGACACCCACCAGCGAGCTTCTTTGCTGTCCTTCTGGGAACTCATTCCAATGAG AGCAGAACCTCTTCGAAAGAGGAAGAAGGTAGATCCTAGAAAAGACCAAGCAGCAAAGGACCGTTTGAAGAAGAGGATCCGACGACTGGAAAAAGCTAGCCAAGAACTAATTCCCATTGAAGATTTTATTACCCCCGTGAAGCTTTTAGATAAAGCAAG ACAGCGGCCTCAGGTGGagctctcctttgaggaggctgAGAGAAGAGCTCTGCTTCTGAAGAAGTGGTCCCTGTACAAACAGCAAGAGCATGAGATGGAGAGGGACGCCATCAGGTCCCTGCTCAAGGCCCAGCAGGAAGCTCTGCAGGAGCTGCGCCTCACATCTCCAGAGCTCCATGCAGAGGCCATCAAGCGGGACCCCAGCCTGCTCCCTTTTGAGAGGGAAGGGCCGCATTACACACCACCGGTCCCTAACTACCAGCCCCCTGAAGGCAGGTACAACAACATCACCAAGGTATACACACAGGTGGAGTTCAAGAGATAA